A region of Oligoflexus sp. DNA encodes the following proteins:
- a CDS encoding helix-turn-helix transcriptional regulator: MSLEKLVARNIVRIRTEKGISKQEFAKNLKVDTARLRKIEKGSNLTLGMIERLAKQLHVPPATLLAKPGTTEDDLPKTNTLATAALELTKQASELLETLIRTRE, encoded by the coding sequence ATGAGTCTTGAAAAACTGGTAGCAAGAAATATTGTCCGAATCAGGACTGAAAAGGGCATCAGCAAACAGGAATTTGCCAAGAATCTCAAAGTGGATACTGCAAGGCTCCGAAAGATCGAAAAGGGGTCAAACCTTACGCTTGGAATGATTGAGCGGTTGGCGAAGCAGCTTCATGTTCCGCCTGCAACTCTGCTGGCAAAACCAGGAACAACTGAGGATGACCTTCCAAAGACGAATACATTGGCCACGGCCGCACTAGAATTGACCAAGCAAGCATCAGAATTGTTGGAAACACTGATCAGGACACGAGAGTAA